In Aquiflexum balticum DSM 16537, a single genomic region encodes these proteins:
- a CDS encoding glycoside hydrolase family 127 protein: MKLIKNKIPSLSISLLSLILLVNCKTEVEDKRKQLPQPISLEQDYPIQPVLFTAVKFEDKFWSKRLQTSKDVTIPFTLDQSEKSGRIKNFRIAAGHESGGFCSEYPFDDSDVFKILEGAAYVLMVEADPKLEARVDSLIALIGEAQEDDGYLYTNRTILKDKPHVWAGTKRWELTHDLSHELYNLGHLIEAGVAHYYATGKRGLIDIAIKAADRVCEDFGPDKIVSFPGHQIIELALAKLYRATGDEKYLTTSEFLLESRNNGSEYSQSHIPVTQQREAVGHAVRGVYMYAGMADIAALRNNQEYIDAINSIWEDVVTKKMYITGGIGSTGHGEAFGAPYELPNMSAYCETCASIGNVYWNHRLFMLHGDAKYYDVLERSLYNGLLSGVGMSGDLFFYPNPLESHGQHERSPWFGCACCPSNVARFVPSVPSYFYAQKDDELFINLFASGTAEINIQNNPVQIRQETEYPWEGKILVDVSPEKSEEFKIKLRIPGWSNNTVTPGDLYTFVDQAEEKVTLKVNGKDMDIQMEKGFAVIQRKWKKGDKIELNLPMPVRRIKSHENVVSNKDKIAIQRGPLVYAAEWTDQEDKKVLNLVLNEGQHLEAKANPTLLGGVYTIHGNVKGMTINEDQNLVANDKSLTLIPYYAWAHRGPGEMMVWIPTKEENAKPTKSPTIASKSKVSGSHITKAIQAINDQMEPENSNDKSIIFYHWWPKKNTVEWLQYDFEKSASVSEASVYWFDDGPFGGTRIPAGWRILYKDGNDWKPVKASTKYEIDTDRFCSVSFDPVETTALRLEVSLPKDHASGVMEWKVK, translated from the coding sequence ATGAAATTAATCAAAAATAAAATCCCCAGTTTATCCATTTCATTACTTTCCTTGATTCTTTTGGTAAATTGTAAAACAGAAGTTGAAGATAAAAGAAAGCAGTTGCCACAACCCATTTCATTGGAGCAGGATTATCCCATCCAACCTGTTTTGTTCACCGCTGTAAAGTTTGAAGATAAATTTTGGTCCAAAAGATTACAAACATCAAAAGATGTAACAATCCCATTTACCTTGGATCAATCCGAGAAATCAGGGAGAATAAAGAACTTTAGGATTGCAGCCGGGCATGAATCCGGAGGATTTTGCTCTGAATATCCATTTGACGATTCTGATGTTTTCAAAATATTGGAAGGTGCCGCCTATGTCCTCATGGTGGAAGCAGATCCTAAATTGGAAGCTAGGGTAGATTCATTGATTGCATTGATAGGTGAGGCACAAGAGGATGATGGATACTTGTATACCAATAGAACAATTCTAAAAGACAAGCCGCATGTTTGGGCCGGTACAAAAAGATGGGAACTCACCCATGACCTCAGTCATGAATTGTATAATCTCGGACATTTGATTGAGGCGGGAGTTGCCCATTATTACGCCACCGGTAAAAGAGGTTTGATAGACATAGCCATCAAAGCTGCTGACCGGGTTTGCGAAGATTTTGGTCCAGATAAGATTGTTTCTTTCCCCGGACATCAGATCATTGAATTGGCTTTGGCCAAATTGTATAGAGCCACAGGAGATGAAAAATATTTGACAACTTCTGAATTTCTTTTGGAATCCAGAAACAATGGTTCAGAATATAGCCAATCACATATTCCTGTGACCCAGCAAAGAGAAGCTGTAGGACATGCTGTAAGGGGAGTCTACATGTATGCAGGAATGGCTGATATTGCGGCCCTAAGAAACAACCAAGAATATATAGATGCCATCAATTCCATCTGGGAAGATGTGGTAACCAAGAAAATGTATATCACGGGTGGAATTGGCTCAACAGGTCATGGGGAGGCATTTGGGGCTCCTTATGAATTACCAAATATGTCTGCCTACTGTGAGACCTGTGCATCAATCGGAAACGTGTATTGGAACCATCGCCTGTTTATGCTTCATGGAGATGCTAAATACTATGATGTATTGGAGCGCTCACTTTACAATGGCTTATTATCCGGTGTAGGAATGAGCGGAGACCTGTTTTTTTATCCTAACCCATTGGAATCACATGGGCAACATGAGCGAAGTCCTTGGTTTGGATGTGCTTGCTGCCCTTCCAATGTCGCCAGATTTGTTCCTTCTGTTCCGAGCTATTTTTATGCGCAAAAAGATGATGAGCTGTTTATAAACTTATTTGCTTCCGGGACAGCAGAAATCAATATCCAAAACAATCCTGTTCAAATCCGACAAGAAACAGAATACCCATGGGAAGGAAAAATTCTTGTGGATGTCTCTCCGGAAAAATCTGAGGAATTCAAAATCAAACTCAGGATTCCGGGTTGGTCAAACAATACCGTTACTCCTGGTGACCTGTATACTTTTGTAGACCAAGCAGAGGAAAAAGTAACCTTAAAAGTAAACGGAAAAGATATGGATATTCAAATGGAAAAAGGTTTTGCTGTGATCCAACGCAAATGGAAAAAAGGGGACAAAATAGAATTAAACCTTCCTATGCCGGTCCGAAGAATTAAGTCTCATGAAAATGTTGTTTCGAATAAAGACAAAATTGCTATCCAAAGAGGTCCATTGGTATATGCCGCAGAATGGACGGACCAGGAAGATAAAAAAGTTCTAAACTTGGTGTTAAACGAAGGCCAGCATTTGGAGGCTAAAGCCAATCCTACATTACTGGGCGGAGTCTACACTATTCATGGAAATGTCAAAGGAATGACAATCAATGAAGATCAAAATCTTGTGGCCAATGACAAATCCCTAACGCTGATTCCATATTACGCATGGGCACATAGAGGACCCGGAGAAATGATGGTTTGGATTCCTACCAAGGAAGAAAATGCCAAGCCTACAAAAAGCCCGACTATTGCATCCAAAAGTAAGGTATCAGGATCACACATCACCAAAGCAATACAGGCTATCAATGATCAAATGGAACCTGAAAATTCCAATGATAAATCAATCATTTTTTATCATTGGTGGCCCAAGAAAAATACAGTAGAATGGTTACAGTATGATTTTGAAAAATCAGCTTCTGTCAGTGAAGCTTCAGTATATTGGTTTGATGATGGACCCTTTGGCGGGACAAGAATTCCTGCGGGATGGAGGATTCTTTATAAAGATGGAAATGATTGGAAACCTGTCAAAGCCAGCACCAAATATGAAATTGATACCGATAGGTTCTGTAGTGTAAGTTTCGATCCTGTAGAAACAACAGCCCTGAGATTGGAAGTCAGCTTACCCAAAGACCATGCAAGCGGGGTGATGGAATGGAAAGTGAAATAG
- a CDS encoding beta-L-arabinofuranosidase domain-containing protein, giving the protein MNKKINKFIIKAALLLVSLQFTWDKVHAQSGDQILDGIGETDLIARYIFNGDVRDWSRNNLHAIHKATKSGFIKDERFEKVLSLSGGKNEFITIPKEAFQNVESLSISAWVYLRTKQPGQYLFDLGTGEKNRIGVLPFGSGESESLQITMQTQNGKEKKLSAQELPTNIWVHLTIVFDVPSKSLTCFVDSKQVGKSIALDTELSEILGKENSRDLQFFIGRSLLSEANYLDVMLHDLRFYRVPLNSKQIAGIYFNAFRNVNVDVPTSKKAEDDLPVFSKNTAQLYNAFLQGVDNVEVETEVGNLPRLPTHVQGVYQNNLDGPRVRVIWPAPKDNNEVLQAGSYTITGMVPGTQLQPKAKVVVKESSKSAAPSLKLEPFALHQVSLDTDGDSHETKFMENRDKFVLTLAETDPNSFLYMFRHAFNQTQPEGAKPLGVWDSQETKLRGHATGHYLTAIAQAYAGTGYDKELQQNFLNKMNYMVNSLYELAQLSGKPNSGSVSHVADPTQVPRGPGKSEFDSDLSDEGIRSDYWNWGKGYISAYPPDQFIMLENGAKYGGQKNQIWAPYYTLHKILAGLIDVYKVSGNKKALEIAVGMGDWVYARLDALPQETLIKMWNTYIAGEFGGMNETMAALYDITKDPKYLKGAQLFDNIQMFFGDADHSHGLAKNVDTFRGLHANQHIPQIVGSLEMYKVSNKEDYFKVADNFWYKAVNDYMYSIGGVAGARNPANAECFVGEPATLYENGFSTGGQNETCATYNMLKLTGNLFLFDQRAEYMDYYERGLFNHILASVAEDSPANTYHVPLRPGSIKHFGNPKMTGFTCCNGTAIESSTKLQNSIYFKSLENDALFVNLFIPSTLNWEEKGITLKQTTNYPKEDHTTLTVSGNGKFDLHVRVPSWAQKGFFVTINGKDEKIEAKPGSYLKIKRNWKDGDTIELKMPFHFYLDPVMDQPNIASLFYGPVLLAAQETDARKEWRKVTLDAEDLGRSIKGDSKQLQFTIDDIVFKPFYETYGRHSVYLDVTLK; this is encoded by the coding sequence ATGAATAAGAAAATTAACAAATTTATAATTAAAGCAGCTTTGCTGTTGGTTTCCCTTCAATTCACATGGGATAAAGTCCATGCCCAAAGCGGAGATCAAATTCTGGATGGAATCGGTGAAACTGACCTGATAGCTAGGTATATTTTCAACGGTGACGTCAGAGACTGGTCCAGAAATAATCTTCATGCAATTCATAAAGCCACCAAATCGGGATTTATTAAGGATGAGAGATTTGAGAAAGTGCTGTCACTTTCAGGGGGAAAAAATGAATTTATAACTATTCCAAAGGAAGCATTTCAAAATGTAGAATCTCTCAGTATTTCAGCATGGGTTTATCTAAGAACCAAGCAACCAGGCCAATACTTATTTGATTTGGGAACAGGGGAAAAGAACCGAATTGGAGTTTTACCTTTTGGTTCAGGGGAAAGTGAAAGTTTGCAGATAACGATGCAAACCCAGAACGGCAAAGAGAAAAAGCTGTCAGCGCAGGAACTGCCCACCAATATATGGGTTCACCTGACCATAGTATTTGATGTGCCTTCTAAATCTCTGACTTGTTTTGTTGATAGCAAACAGGTGGGTAAATCCATTGCCCTTGACACTGAACTTTCAGAAATCCTCGGTAAAGAAAATAGTAGAGATCTTCAGTTTTTCATTGGGAGATCTTTACTATCCGAAGCCAATTATTTGGATGTCATGTTACATGATTTAAGATTTTACAGGGTACCCTTAAACAGTAAGCAAATTGCAGGAATATATTTCAATGCTTTTCGGAATGTAAACGTAGATGTTCCAACTTCAAAAAAAGCAGAAGATGATTTACCTGTATTTTCAAAAAACACTGCCCAGCTTTACAATGCTTTTCTGCAGGGAGTGGACAACGTAGAAGTGGAAACAGAAGTCGGGAATTTACCAAGATTACCCACGCATGTCCAAGGTGTTTATCAAAACAATTTAGATGGTCCTAGGGTCAGGGTAATTTGGCCTGCACCAAAAGATAACAATGAAGTGCTTCAAGCGGGTTCTTATACCATTACAGGTATGGTACCCGGTACCCAATTGCAGCCCAAAGCCAAAGTGGTGGTTAAAGAAAGTAGCAAAAGTGCTGCTCCTTCATTGAAATTGGAGCCTTTTGCCCTGCATCAGGTAAGCCTGGATACAGATGGGGACAGTCATGAAACAAAATTTATGGAAAACAGAGATAAGTTTGTTTTAACCTTGGCAGAGACGGACCCTAATTCTTTTCTGTACATGTTCCGGCACGCCTTTAACCAAACGCAACCGGAAGGCGCAAAACCTTTGGGTGTATGGGATAGTCAGGAAACCAAATTAAGAGGACATGCTACAGGTCATTATTTAACCGCAATAGCCCAGGCTTATGCAGGAACAGGTTATGATAAAGAGTTACAGCAGAATTTTTTAAATAAAATGAACTATATGGTAAACAGCCTTTATGAATTGGCCCAATTATCAGGTAAGCCAAACTCTGGTTCAGTATCCCATGTTGCTGACCCTACTCAGGTGCCTAGAGGGCCAGGAAAGTCTGAATTTGATTCTGATTTAAGCGATGAAGGTATTCGCAGTGATTACTGGAATTGGGGCAAAGGCTATATCAGTGCATATCCTCCCGACCAGTTTATCATGCTGGAAAATGGCGCTAAATATGGAGGACAGAAAAACCAGATTTGGGCTCCGTATTATACTTTACACAAAATCCTCGCTGGACTGATTGATGTCTACAAAGTAAGTGGTAATAAAAAGGCTTTGGAGATAGCTGTTGGCATGGGCGATTGGGTGTATGCAAGGTTAGATGCTTTGCCGCAGGAGACTCTGATCAAAATGTGGAATACTTACATTGCAGGAGAGTTTGGCGGTATGAATGAAACCATGGCGGCGCTATATGATATCACCAAGGACCCAAAGTATCTGAAAGGAGCTCAGCTGTTTGACAATATTCAGATGTTTTTTGGAGATGCGGATCACTCTCACGGACTGGCCAAAAATGTAGACACCTTCCGAGGATTACATGCCAACCAACATATTCCTCAGATAGTAGGTAGTCTGGAAATGTATAAAGTATCCAATAAGGAGGACTATTTTAAAGTAGCCGACAATTTCTGGTATAAAGCCGTCAATGATTACATGTACAGTATAGGAGGAGTAGCTGGTGCCAGAAATCCTGCCAATGCGGAATGTTTTGTTGGCGAACCGGCAACGCTTTATGAGAATGGATTTTCAACAGGAGGCCAGAATGAAACCTGTGCCACCTACAATATGCTTAAATTGACTGGTAATTTATTTTTATTCGATCAGCGGGCAGAGTACATGGATTATTATGAAAGAGGTTTGTTCAACCATATCCTCGCATCTGTAGCAGAGGACAGTCCAGCCAATACCTATCATGTCCCGCTAAGACCGGGATCAATCAAGCATTTTGGAAATCCAAAAATGACCGGCTTTACTTGTTGTAATGGGACGGCCATAGAAAGCAGTACCAAACTCCAGAATTCCATTTACTTTAAAAGTCTCGAAAACGATGCGCTATTTGTCAACCTGTTTATTCCCTCAACACTAAACTGGGAGGAAAAAGGTATTACCCTGAAGCAGACCACCAATTATCCTAAAGAGGACCATACAACGCTCACTGTAAGTGGAAATGGTAAATTTGACCTTCATGTAAGGGTACCCTCTTGGGCCCAAAAAGGATTTTTCGTCACCATAAACGGCAAGGATGAAAAAATAGAAGCCAAGCCTGGAAGTTATCTCAAAATAAAGAGAAACTGGAAAGATGGTGACACCATTGAATTGAAAATGCCTTTTCACTTTTACTTGGATCCGGTTATGGATCAACCAAACATAGCCAGTTTATTTTATGGCCCGGTTTTGTTGGCAGCGCAGGAAACGGATGCCAGAAAAGAATGGCGCAAAGTTACGCTAGATGCTGAAGATTTAGGAAGGTCAATCAAAGGTGATTCAAAGCAATTACAATTTACTATAGATGATATAGTGTTTAAACCCTTCTATGAAACTTACGGCAGACATTCTGTCTATCTGGATGTAACTTTGAAATAG
- a CDS encoding alpha-N-arabinofuranosidase → MKHIGILGLMVISTFLISISSKAQNNRLIVNTDQGKTTISKHIYGHFAEHLGRNIYGGIWVGPDSEIPNEDGYRLDVMKAIQNLEIPNLRWPGGCFADEYHWTDGIGDPKDRPMMVNTHWGGVVEDNSFGTHEFLNFAKKIGAEPYITGNVGSGSVEEMSKWIEYINFDGVSPMSNLRKKNGQEEPWNIKYWGVGNENWGCGGNMTAEYYANEYKRYATYARNYGANKLYKIAGGANSFDYNWTEVLMKNIPISMMDGLSIHYYTITGTWQNKTSATDFDKATYLVTLRNAAKIEELIVRHGHIMDQYDPEKKVGIIFDEWGTWFDVEPGTNPGFLFQQNTLRDAFVAAISLNIFNKHAERVHMANLAQTVNVLQAIILTNDNEIILTPTYHVFDMYKPHKDALLLSHHLSSEELSIGDDKMESLNVSTSKSEDGTVNISIANINPDKKIDLDVLLRGMDAKSVTATILTAPEINSYNSFEKKEVVKPTEFKDFKLSKESLKISVPAKSILMVRVK, encoded by the coding sequence ATGAAGCATATTGGCATATTGGGGTTAATGGTGATATCAACCTTCCTCATTTCAATTTCGTCAAAAGCCCAAAACAACAGACTTATTGTAAACACTGATCAGGGTAAAACAACCATCAGCAAACACATTTACGGTCATTTTGCAGAACATTTGGGAAGAAATATTTATGGGGGCATCTGGGTAGGACCTGATTCGGAAATTCCAAATGAAGATGGCTATCGCCTGGATGTAATGAAGGCAATCCAAAATCTTGAAATCCCGAACCTGAGATGGCCGGGAGGTTGCTTTGCGGACGAGTACCATTGGACTGATGGTATCGGAGATCCCAAAGACCGGCCTATGATGGTCAATACCCACTGGGGGGGAGTGGTTGAAGACAATTCATTTGGCACACATGAATTCCTGAATTTTGCAAAAAAGATAGGGGCCGAACCTTACATTACCGGAAATGTGGGAAGCGGTTCTGTAGAAGAAATGTCCAAATGGATAGAATACATCAATTTTGACGGTGTCAGTCCTATGTCGAATCTGAGAAAGAAAAATGGACAGGAAGAACCTTGGAATATCAAGTATTGGGGAGTGGGCAATGAAAACTGGGGCTGTGGAGGCAACATGACGGCTGAATATTACGCCAATGAGTACAAGAGATATGCAACCTATGCCAGAAATTATGGTGCCAATAAGTTGTACAAAATTGCTGGTGGTGCCAATAGCTTTGATTACAATTGGACTGAGGTGTTGATGAAGAACATTCCAATTTCCATGATGGATGGCCTTTCTATACACTATTATACCATCACCGGTACTTGGCAGAACAAAACCTCTGCAACTGATTTTGATAAGGCGACCTATTTAGTGACTTTAAGAAATGCGGCAAAGATTGAGGAATTGATTGTCAGGCATGGTCATATTATGGATCAATATGATCCTGAAAAAAAAGTCGGGATAATCTTTGACGAATGGGGAACCTGGTTTGACGTGGAACCAGGTACCAATCCGGGATTTCTATTTCAACAGAATACCCTAAGGGATGCATTTGTTGCAGCAATTTCTCTCAATATTTTCAACAAGCACGCTGAAAGAGTCCATATGGCAAACCTGGCCCAGACAGTCAATGTTCTTCAGGCCATTATCCTGACCAATGACAATGAGATCATCCTTACACCTACCTATCATGTTTTTGATATGTACAAACCACATAAGGACGCGTTACTATTGTCCCATCACTTGAGTTCTGAGGAGCTAAGCATTGGTGACGACAAAATGGAATCGCTGAATGTTTCCACTTCCAAATCAGAAGATGGAACTGTCAATATCAGTATTGCCAATATCAATCCGGATAAGAAGATAGATTTGGATGTTCTTTTGCGAGGAATGGATGCCAAATCTGTTACAGCTACCATCCTTACAGCGCCAGAAATCAATTCTTATAATTCTTTTGAAAAGAAAGAAGTAGTAAAGCCTACCGAATTCAAGGATTTTAAGCTGTCCAAAGAATCTTTGAAGATTTCTGTTCCGGCAAAATCAATTCTAATGGTAAGGGTAAAATAA